The nucleotide window GGCGACTGATGGCCTTTGGTAGCCTGTTCCTGTCAGCGGGGCTCGGGGCCGGGCTGGTCTGGCAATCCGCGCGCGGCACCATCACGCCGTGGGTGGTGCAGGTAGACAGGCTGGGGCAGGCGCAGGTCGTGGCCCCCGCGACAGCAGCCTATATGCCTGCCGATCCGCAGATCGCCTGGTATCTGGCACAGTTCGTTCATGACGTGCGCGCCCTGTCGTCGGACGCGGTGGTGGTCCGGCAGAACTGGCTGCGTGCCTATGATTTCACCACCACGTCGGGCGCGCAGGCGCTTAACGATTATGCCCGCCTGAACGATCCGTTTTCGCGGATCGGCCGCGAGCAGGTCGAGGTGGACATCGCCTCGGTGATCCGGGCCTCGCCCGGCAGTTTCCGCGTGGCCTGGACCGAGCGCCATTATCGTGACGGCGCGTTCACTGGCACCGAACGCTGGACCGCCATCGTCTCGGTCGTTCTGCGCACGCCACGCGATGCCGATCATCTCAGGAAAAACCCTCTGGGCATATACGTCTCCGCCATCAACTGGTCGAAGGAGCTTGGCCAATGATCCGTCGTGCTCTTCGTTTCCTCCCGCTGCTTGTGCTGCCCCTGTCCGCCTGCGCGGGGCAGTATCATCCGCCTGTCATTCACTACGATGACGCCGCGCAGGCGACACCTCTGCCGGACCCGCCGAAACCGGTGCGAGTGGTGGAGGTCGTGAAAGCGCTTCCCCTGCCTGGGCAACTGAAGCCGCTGCCGTCAGCGCGGCGCGTCCACCCTGCGCCTGAGGCGGTCGATCCGACAGCACGGGTCACACAGGCCAATCTGGCGGCCCGCATCCAGCCCACGCGGGCCGGGTTCATCAATGCGGTGCAGGTCTACCCCTACAGTCCGGGTGCGCTTTATCAGGTTTACACTTCGCCGGGCGAGATCACCGACATCATGCTCCAGCAGGGTGAAAAGCTGGTGGGCACCGGGCCGGTGGCCGCCGGTGATACGGTACGCTGGATCATCGGCGATACCGAAAGCGGGGCAGGGGCGACCAAGCGCATCCATATCCTGGTCAAGCCGACGCGGCCAGACCTGACTACCAACCTGATCGTCAATACGGACCGGCGGACCTATCTGGCGGAACTGCGCTCCACGCCCGCCACGTATATGGCGTCGGTGTCGTGGGATTATCCCGAGGATGACCTGATTGCCCTGCACCGGCAGGACAGTGCGGCCGATGACGCTGCCCCGGTGGATGTGGGGCTGGACCTGAACGCGCTGAATTTCCGTTATGCTATCCAGCTGGTGAAAGGGGGTACACCGCCCTGGCTGCCCGGCAGGGCCTTCGATGATGGTCACAAGGTCTATATCGCCTTTCCGGCCGGCATAGGGCAGGGCGAACTGCCGCCGCTGTTCGTGCTGGGGGCGGATGGTGGCCCGGAACTGGTCAATTACCGGGTCCGTCAGAACTGGATGATCGTGGACCGCCTGTTTGCCGCCGCCGAACTGCGGCTGGGTGATAAGCATTCCGAGCAGCGTGTGCGCATCGTCCGCACCGACGGGCGGCCGTCATGACCGGGCAGGCGCCGACAGCCGGAAACTACTCTGCAGGTGCTGCGCGTGAGTCACTCCCCCCACCCGATCTGCGCCTGCGGGCCGATCGGCCGCGCGTAGTACGTCTGTCGCGCACCGTGGTCTGGTCGCTGGGCGGGGTCGGCATGGTCGCGGTGGCCTTCGCTCTGGGTTACGCCCTTCAGGCAAGCCATCGGGCGCCGTCCACGCCTACAGCGCAGGACACCGATGTCCGTCCCTCAGCCGATGGACTGGCGGGGCTGCCCTCCGATTATATCGGCAAGGACGTGCCGAAGCTTGGTCCCGCGCTGCCCGGTGATCTCGGACGCGCCATCCTGCATGCGCAAGGGCAGGGGAAGGTGCCCGCCGGCACCGAAGACCACCGCGCCGCGCAAGAGGTCGAGGCGGCGATCGCGAGTCGGCTGTTCGTGCAGACGGGGGAACGTGACCGCGCCAGCGAACAGGCGATGCCGCCCGCGCCGGGCGCTCCTGCCACTCAGGGGCCGGCGTCCATCACGGCCGGACCACAGGCCGGAAACCTTGCCTTTCTGGAAGGGCAGCCGGATCGCGCGACAACCAGCCCCGATCGCATCATGCCGCTGGTCTCGCCCTACGTCCTCCAGGCGGGTACCGTGATCACGGGTGCGCTGAACACGAAGATCAGCTCCGACCTGCCGGGGCAGATCGTGGGGCATGTCACCCAGAACGTCTATGACAGCCCGACCGGCCGTTATCTCCTGATCCCGCAGGGCAGCACACTGTTCGGGGCCTATAACAGCAGCGTCTCCTTCGGACAGCAGCGGACCCAGATTATCTGGACGCGCCTGATCTTCCCCGATGGCGAGAGCCTCGTGCTGGAGAAACTGCCGGGCGCGGACGCTATCGGCCAGTCCGGGTTGTCCGACGAGGTCGACAATCATTGGGGCCAGCTTTTCAAAGCCGCCCTGGTGACGACCCTGCTCAGCGTGGGGTCAGAGGCGGGTACCAGCCAGAGCGAAAACAATCTCGCCCAAGCCGTCCGTTCCGGTGCCAGCAACGGCTTCTCCATGGTCGGCAACCGCCTCATCGATCGCAGCCTGAACGTGCAGCCGACGCTTACCGACCGGCCGGGGCTGCCGTTCACAGTCATTCTCAGTCGCGATCTGTTGCTCAAACCCTACCAGAATGGAGGAAATCCAAGATGACAGAGCTGAAGATCACGGAAATCCCCGACGAGAAACCGGTGAAAATGACCGTGGCGTTACCTCCCGATATCCATCGCGATCTGCTTGCCTATGCGGCACTTTTTTCCGGCAACGATGGGGCGATGGACCCGGCCCGGCTGGTCGCACCCATGCTCCGGCAGTTCATGATGTCGGACAAAGGGTTCGCTAGGGCACGGAGGCGGGTAAAAGCAGCACCGCCGAAAAAGTAGTCTCATGTCCACGGACGATGAGCTTCTACATATCGGGCGAAGCTCCGGGCGCAGGGATTTTCATTGTCGGGTCGCCAGACAATCCCGAACTCCAGATGGGAGGAACCGCCGGCGTCGCGGATTTCCGTGATCGCGATGTCATGGCCATGCCGATCGCGGATCAGCGGCAGCCATGAGGCGGGAAGCAGGGCGATGCCTTCGTGATTCTGGACGAGCGCGACGATCCTGTTGCTGCCGATATCATGACGCCGGATCTTCGGGCCGATATCTGTCTCCCCGAGCTTGCGCTGCATGAGCGTCTCGAAGTCCTGACCAGCGTTGTCTCGTCCGATCAGGAATATTTCATGACGCAGGTCCGCCCAGGACACTTCCGGTTGTGTCGCGAGAGGATGACCGGTGGGGAGTGCGGCTACGATGCGGTCGCTCCACAGAGGCGTGACCCGTAACGCAGGGACCAGATTGCGGCGGGTGACGACCGCGAAATCGATCTGCCCGTGCTGGAGGCGACGCAAAAGCCTTTTGCCTGTGCCCTCGGAATAACGAAAGACGATATCGGGATATGTGGTGCGGAACTCCGCCGTGAAGGCGGAAAGCCTTCCAGGCAGGACGCAGGTCTGGATGCCGACGGAGATCTGGCCGTTCTCGCCCTTGCCCGTTCGCCGTGCGCGGGCGTTCATGCCGGCCACATTGTCCAGGATCGTCTGGCTCCAGCGGATGAATTCCTGGCCGAACGCAGTTGGTGCGGCACCGACCGGGGAGCGGGTGAACAGCCTGACATCAAGCCGCTCTTCAAGGTTGTGCAGGGACCGGCTGATGGCCGATTGTCGGGTGTTCAGGAAACGCGCCGCGCCGTGGATACTGCCGTGCTCGGCGATCGCCCGCACGCACAGCAGTTGCCACAGATCGAATGGCGGGCGGCGCACGGCCCGTCACACCGTCTTGCTGCGGCGCGGCCTGATGACCGTATAGACCGAGGGCAGCACGAAGAGCGTCATGGTCGTGCCGACGATCATGCCGACGACGATCACCGTGCCCAGTCCGAAGCGGCTGTTGGCTCCGGCGCCCGACGCCATGACCAGCGGCAGCAGCCCCACCACCATCGCGCCGGTGGTCATGATGATCGGCCGGAAACGAATGCCGGCCGCAGTCCTGATCGCCGTCACCCGGTCCAGATGGTCGCGATGCAGAAGCTCGTTGGCGAACTCGACCATCAGGATGCCGTGTTTGCTGACGAGGCCGATCAGCGTGATCAGCCCGATCTCGGTGTAGATATTCAGCGTCGTCACGCCGAGGGCGAGCGGGATCAGGGCGCCAAAGACCGAGAGCGGCACGCTGATCAGGATGATGACCGGATCGGTAAAACTGTTGTACTGGACAGACAGGACGAGATAGATCGCGATCAGCGCGAATGCGAAGGCAAAGACCAGCGCCTTGCCTTCCTGCACATATTGCCGCGCGTCGGACTGCCAGTCGTAGCTGTAACCGGCCGGAAACTCCGCTGCCCGTGCTTTGAGGAAGGCCACCGCATCGCCCATCGTGGCCCCCTTCGCGAGAATGGCCTGGAACGTGGCGGAGTTCTGCTGGCCGAACTGTGGCAGGCGGTTGGGTTCGACATCGACGCGAATGCTCGCCAGCGCCGACAGGGGCACCTGATGTCTGTCCCTGTCGCGGACGTAGTAGGTTTTCAGCGCGTCGGGGGAGAGGCGCGCCCTTGGCACCGATTGCGGGATCACGTCATAGGAGCGGCCGTAATAGCCGAAACGGTTGACGTAGTTCTCGCCGATCATGGCGTTCAGGGCATCGCCGATCTGCTCCATGCGGATGCCCATGGCGTTCGCCTTCGTCCGGTCGACCGTGACCCGTACCACAGGGTTGTCGAAAGCGAGGTCGCTGTCCACCACTGCGAACAGCCCGCTTTTCTGCGCTTCCTCCCGCAGATGGGAGACGACGCCGAAGACGTTGCGGTAGGAGTCATCACTGCGGATGACCATCTGGACCGGCAGGCCACCGGTCGATCCGGGCAAGGAGGGGAGCTGGAACACGAAGACGCTGGTGCCTTGCAGGCCCGCCACGCGCTGCTGGAGGTCCATCTGGATCTGGTCGGCATTGCGTCGGCGTTCACCCCAGTCGTCGAGATTGACCCCGCCGACGCTGTTGGCGATCCCTTCGATGCCGTTCATCATCCAATGACTGTGCCCTTCCGGGATTTCGTCCATCTTGTCGTAGAGCGCCTGGGCGTAGGTCTCGACATAGTGGAGGTTGGCATATTGCGGCGCCTTCACCGCCGTCAGGACTAGGTCCTGGTCCTCGTTGGGCGCCAGCTCGCTCTGCGAGACATGCAGCATCACCGGGATCAGGAGGAAGATCACGGCGGCCGAGCCGAGGGGGATCCACCGATGGTGCAGCGAGAAATCGAGAACGGCCTCGTAGCGCGCGTTCATGAAGCCGAACACATGCTCCGCCATCCGCTCCATGAAGCCTTCCTTGTCCTTCGCTTTCAGCAGTTTGGCGCTCATGATCGGCGAGAGGGTGAGGGCGACCACGCCGGACACGACAACGGCACCAGCCAGCGTCAGGGCGAATTCCTTGAACAGTGTTCCGGTCAGCCCGCCCATAAAGGCGATGGGGGTATAAACGGCTGTCAGGGTGAAGGTCATCGCGATCACCGGGCCAGCGACCTCGCGCGCGCCGAGCAGGGCGGCGTCGAAGGGCGATTTGCCCTCCTCGATATGGCGGTGGACGTTCTCGATCACCACGATCGCGTCGTCGACCACCAGCCCGATCGACAGCACCATGGCCAGCAGGGTGAGCAGGTTCAGGCTAAAGCCGAAGGTGTACATCAGCCCGACCGCGCCAAGCATCGAGAGGGGTATGGTGGCGATCGGCACGATCACCGCCCGCACGGTACCGAGTGAGAGGTAAATCACAAGAATGACGATGAGCAGCGCCTCGATGAAGGTCTCGGTGACTTCGTCGATCGAGGCCTGAATGAAATGCGCGGTCTCGTAAGGAACGCGGACATCAATTCCCGGCGGGAGCGTCGCCTTGAGTTTCGGCATGATCTCGTTGAGACGCGAGATGATCGTCAGCGGGTTGCCCGTTGGCGACGGTTCCAGACCCACGAAGATCGAAGGACGTGGTGTCGGCTTGCCATTCGGTGGCCGAAGCGTGCTGGTCTGCGAACTGGTGTCCGTATTGTCCGGCCCCAGTTCTGCGCGCCCGATGTCCCGCACCCGGATGACCCGGCCACCAGTCGAACGCAGTACCATATCACGGAATTCCTCGACCGTTTTCAGATCCGTGTTGAGGTTGATATTGCTGATTGTATAGACGCCACGGATCCTGCCGGGTGCGGCCTGGAAATTGTTTTCCCGGATTGCCCGTGCCACGTCCTCGCCCGTCATGTCGTTGGCAGCTAGCTTCTCTGGGTTGAGCCAGAGCCGCATTGAAAGGCGCTGCTCTCCGAAATAACTGATCTCGGATACACCCTCTATGCCCGAGAGCATCGGTGCTGCGACCCGATGGATATAATCCGAGATTTCGTAGAGAGGCCGCGTCGTGCTGGCAAAACCGATATAGGCGACTGCGGTAAAGCCGCCCGATGTGCGTTTGATGACCGGGTCATACGCGCCTTCCGGCAGCCGGTATTTGACGGCATTCACCTTGGACATCACGTCGGTCAGGGCGCGCATGGAATCATAATTCAGCATCATGCGCACCGTCACTACGCTGAGGCCCTGCGTCGTGGTGGAGGAAAGATAATCAATGCCCTCGACGGACGCGACGGCCTCGCTGATCGGCTGGGTCACGAAGCCCTGCATGAGGTCCGACGACGCGCCCGGATAGCGGGTCGAGATCAGGATCGTGGAGGTTTCGAGGGTTGGATATTGACGTGTTGCGATGGAATTGAAGCCCTTGATCCCGAAGAGAACAATCAGGATCGTCACGACAATCGCGAGGACAGGCCGCCGAAGGAAGCGATCAGTAAAACTCATTGTGCCAGCTCTCCACTCCGGTGCGGATGAGAGAGCGGGCACGGGCGAGATCAGCTTCGGCCGCGCGCAATTCGCCGCTCTGGCGGATCAGTTCGCCCTGTTCCGGTGCGTCATTGAGGACCAGGAGCAGCTGGCCTTTCCGGACGATCGCCCCGGAATCGAAATCCAGCTCGGTGATCCGGCCGGCGATCTCGGGGGAGAGTGTTACCCCCTGGAACGGTTCGACCTGACCGATCGTCTCGATATGGGCGGCGAAAGGGACGGGTCTGACCGGCCAGACGGAGACCGCCGTTGCCGGAGTGTCAGCAGCCCTGCCGGCGGCGGGCAGGGACATCAGCACCGCGAGAGCGGTGGCATGGTGCCAGGGGACGAAGAAGCGTCGCACAGATATCTCCCGAAGTTATTGTTATACGCGGATATACGTACCTATAGGACTGGAAAGTCCGGACATTGGAGGCCGAACGTGCATTAGATGCCGGTCATCGCGCCGCGAGCCGGATGGATCGCCACTGATCGGGTGCGACATGGGCGTCGGCGAGGCCACCGCCCGTCGCCACCATGATCCGCACCGTCTGACGGAACATCTCGGTCTGTGCCCGCACTGTGTTCTGGCGCGCGAGCAGAAAGAGCCGTCGGGCGTTGATCGGCTGAAGGATGGTCTCCCGGCCCGCCTGATAACCGGCCTGGCTCAAGGTCAGCGCGTCATCGGCCGAGGTCAGGGCCTGTCGCTGGTTATCCAGTTCCGTCGAGGCGTTCTTCAGGCCGTTCAGGCCATCGGCGACTTCGCGGAAGCCGTTGATGACCACCAACTGGTAATGATCGAACGCGATCCGGTAGTCCTCTTCCGCCTGTTTTTTCCGGGCCATGAGGGTTCCCCCATGGAACAGCGGCAGAGCAGCCCCTCCGATCAGGCGCCACGCCGCACCGGCGGGGCCGCCCATCAGCCCCTCGGCGGCGACGGCCGCGCTGAGGGTCAGTCGGGGATAGAGGTCGGCGGTCCGGACGCCGATTTCGGCATTCGCCGCGCGCATCATGGCTTCGGCGCCGATGATGTCCGGGCGGGCATGAACGAGTTCGGATGGCACGACCACAGGGATGTCTGACGGAAGGCTGAAATCCGCGAGGGTCAAGGTCGGTGCGGTCCAGTTTGCCGGCGAATGCCCGGTCAGGACGGCCAGCGTCGTTCGCGCGGCTTCATGGGCATTGACCAGCGGCGGCAGGAGAGACTGGTCGTGCGCCAGTTGTGCTTCGGCGGTCACGACATCCAGCCGGGGCTTCCTACCCGCCTGCCAGGCGAGCGTCGCCAGTCGGAGCGTTTCCCGGTCGGTGTCGATCACGCTGCGGACCACGGCGATCTGGTCTGCTGTCGAGGCCGCTTCGAAGGCGGTCAGGACCGTGTCGCCGATCACCAGCAGCATCGTGACATCACGGCGCTCCCGTTCGGCATCCTTCTGTGCGCCGGCCATCTGGATCAGCCGGTGATTGCCGCCGAAAATATCGGGGTCATAGGAAACGTCGAGACCGGCCGAGTAGGCGGAAAAGGCCGGGAAGGTCCAGGCCCAGGGACCGAACAGAGCGGCCCCGTATTCCTGTCGCCCCTCGCTACCGGTGGCGTCGATCTGGGGCATCAGGCTGCCTTGGGCAGCATGGAGTCCCTCGGCCGCCTTGCGCAGGTTGGTCTGGGCCGCCTGGATCGACCAGTTGTTCCGAAGCGCCTCGGTGACGAGAGCGTCCAGCCGAGGCGAGCGAAAAAGACGCCACCAGTCGGAACCCGGCTTTCCGGCGGCCTGATACGGGAAGTTGGCCGAAGCGATGGTTACTGTGGCTGCTGTTTCCGACCGGGTTTCGCCGAATGTAGCGGCGTCCGGTGGCGGGGGAGCCTTGTAGGTCGGGCCGACTGTACAGCCTGCTAGGCCCGGTAACAGAGCGAGGAGAGCCAGCCAGGTCGGGCGTGGTGCGGCGGCGACCCGCTTTGGACTATGGGGATGGGGCAGGAAATTGGGTGGCAAGGCGGCCTCCGGTCGTCATGAACGAGTCTCATTGATACGAACATAGACGTACATACGGATTAAAAACCAGTCTTATTGAGACACAGGCTTACGACGGGGCTTGGAAGCAGCGTTTTCTTGACCCGCTCCCATGATACGCGTACCAATCCACGCATGATCGCACGCCATCCGAAACGCGAGGATATCCGGCTCGAAGCCGTGCTGACGGCATTGGGTAATCCCATCCGCCTGGCTGCGGTGCGGACGATTGCTGTGGGGGGCGAACATCCCTGCTGCGACGTGCTGCCGCAAATTCCAAAGTCCACCATGACCCATCACTGGCGCGCCCTGCGTGACAGCGGCGTAGTCTGGCAGCGCCATATCGGTCGGGAATACCGTCTTGAACTGCGACGCGAAGACCTGGACAGTCGGTTTCCCGGTCTGCTGGATTCCATCCTCAGCCCGCTTGTCAGCGACCCGCTGACGCAGGAGACGATCTCCGAATACGACCGGTCCCGCCAAGGCGCGCCTGCCTGACGGGAACACCGGCGGGACGGCTTTTGCTCAGAGAGCCCCGGAGCCGGAAGGCGGAATAATGCATCCCGTGCTGTCGCAGGTCATGCCGGTGGTGCGGTTCTCGGACGCCGTTTTGCGTGCCTCCTTCCATGACTGGCGCAGGGCGGCCAGCAATTGTGCTTTCGGCTGCGCCCCCGAAAGACCGTAGGCACCGTCGAAGACAAAGAAGGGCACGCCATGAACGCCCGCCTGTGACGCACGGGTTTCATCACGCCTGACATCTTCGGCGAAGTCGCTGCCCGTCAGCGTAGCGCGCACGGCGTCGCCATCAAGACCGAAATCCTGCGCAAGGCCGACAAGTATGTCATGGTCGGCGAGGGGGGAGTTGTCGGTGAAATAGGCCCTGAACAGCCGCTCCGTCATGTCCGCGCCGTGACCGTGCTGTTCGGCGAATTTGGTCAGCCGGTGTGCGTCGAAGGTGTTGGTGTAGCGGACCGAGGCATAGCGCATGTCGAGACCGCATCGCTCGCCCATGGACGTGATGTGGTCGATCATGGCCTGGGCATCGCTTCGGCTTTTGCCGTATTTCCGCATGATGCGGTCAAGCGTTGTGGTGGTCACTGCCGGACCCGATGTCGGATCGAGTTCGAAGGCCCGGAAGACGATCTCGACTTCGCGGGCATGCTCGAACTCGGCCAGGGCGGATTCGAGAAACCGCTTGCCGATATAACAATAGGGGCAGGCATAGTCGGACCAGATTTCGAGTTTCATGACAGCCTCCGCATGCTTGATAATGTACGATTATACCCGTACCATGGTTTCATCAAGCATTACGAACGCCGATGGTGAAGGGAGCAGGGGATGAAGCCGCTGAAAGCGCTGGAGGTCGAAACCGGGAAAAATCCCGTCGCGTCGATCATCCTCATTCACGGCCTGGGGGCGAGTGGCCGGGATCTGGCGCCCATGGCCCAGGCGCTCGACCTGCGCTCCATCGGCGCGGTCCGGTTCATTTTTCCCAACGCGCCCGTCCGGCCGGTTTCGGTCTGTGGTGGTGAGCGCATGCCGGCATGGTATGATCTTCTCGCGCCAGATTTGCTTCTGCAGGAAGATGAGCCGGGGCTACGTGATGCCCAGACCTATCTGGCGAGCCTGATCGACCAGGAAGTCGCGCGCGGCATTCCGTCCCGGCGCATCGTGATCGGTGGGTTTTCCCAGGGCTGTGCGATGTCACTGATGACCGGGTTGCGTTACCCGTTGCCCTTGGCTGGGATCGCCGGTCTGTCCGGCTATCTGCCGCTGGCCGGGCAGACGGGGAGGGAGGCAACGGAGGCGAACCGCGCGACGCCGGTCTTTCTGGGGCACGGTGAAGGTGACACGGTCGTGCCGCTGGCGGCGGCCCGCCTCGCGCGGGATTGGCTGCGTGCCGAGGGGCATGATGTTGCTTGGCATGCCTACCCGATGGCCCACGAGATCATCGGTGAGGAGATTGCCGATCTCAACGCATGGTTGGTGGAGCGCCTCGTATCGTAATGACTTTGAGCAAGGGGAAGCCGTGTGAGGTAATTTCAGACTTTGTAATGGTTCATCAGGCCGGGTTAGCAGGCAGGTTTAATATCGAGTTCTCAACTTCTAATGATTCCCTTCGGATTGTCCGGAACGTGGGGAGAGCGGTGAACGGAATGTCAAAGGTGGAAAATAACGGGCATCCTTTGATGGCTTGCCTGGCTGCGAATTGTCGGTTCCTGACATCTTTGAA belongs to Acetobacter sp. and includes:
- a CDS encoding TrbI/VirB10 family protein, giving the protein MTGQAPTAGNYSAGAARESLPPPDLRLRADRPRVVRLSRTVVWSLGGVGMVAVAFALGYALQASHRAPSTPTAQDTDVRPSADGLAGLPSDYIGKDVPKLGPALPGDLGRAILHAQGQGKVPAGTEDHRAAQEVEAAIASRLFVQTGERDRASEQAMPPAPGAPATQGPASITAGPQAGNLAFLEGQPDRATTSPDRIMPLVSPYVLQAGTVITGALNTKISSDLPGQIVGHVTQNVYDSPTGRYLLIPQGSTLFGAYNSSVSFGQQRTQIIWTRLIFPDGESLVLEKLPGADAIGQSGLSDEVDNHWGQLFKAALVTTLLSVGSEAGTSQSENNLAQAVRSGASNGFSMVGNRLIDRSLNVQPTLTDRPGLPFTVILSRDLLLKPYQNGGNPR
- the trbF gene encoding conjugal transfer protein TrbF, with translation MFRRSTSRYGITPEPVTPYQKAAQAWDERIGSARVQARNWRLMAFGSLFLSAGLGAGLVWQSARGTITPWVVQVDRLGQAQVVAPATAAYMPADPQIAWYLAQFVHDVRALSSDAVVVRQNWLRAYDFTTTSGAQALNDYARLNDPFSRIGREQVEVDIASVIRASPGSFRVAWTERHYRDGAFTGTERWTAIVSVVLRTPRDADHLRKNPLGIYVSAINWSKELGQ
- a CDS encoding efflux RND transporter permease subunit → MSFTDRFLRRPVLAIVVTILIVLFGIKGFNSIATRQYPTLETSTILISTRYPGASSDLMQGFVTQPISEAVASVEGIDYLSSTTTQGLSVVTVRMMLNYDSMRALTDVMSKVNAVKYRLPEGAYDPVIKRTSGGFTAVAYIGFASTTRPLYEISDYIHRVAAPMLSGIEGVSEISYFGEQRLSMRLWLNPEKLAANDMTGEDVARAIRENNFQAAPGRIRGVYTISNINLNTDLKTVEEFRDMVLRSTGGRVIRVRDIGRAELGPDNTDTSSQTSTLRPPNGKPTPRPSIFVGLEPSPTGNPLTIISRLNEIMPKLKATLPPGIDVRVPYETAHFIQASIDEVTETFIEALLIVILVIYLSLGTVRAVIVPIATIPLSMLGAVGLMYTFGFSLNLLTLLAMVLSIGLVVDDAIVVIENVHRHIEEGKSPFDAALLGAREVAGPVIAMTFTLTAVYTPIAFMGGLTGTLFKEFALTLAGAVVVSGVVALTLSPIMSAKLLKAKDKEGFMERMAEHVFGFMNARYEAVLDFSLHHRWIPLGSAAVIFLLIPVMLHVSQSELAPNEDQDLVLTAVKAPQYANLHYVETYAQALYDKMDEIPEGHSHWMMNGIEGIANSVGGVNLDDWGERRRNADQIQMDLQQRVAGLQGTSVFVFQLPSLPGSTGGLPVQMVIRSDDSYRNVFGVVSHLREEAQKSGLFAVVDSDLAFDNPVVRVTVDRTKANAMGIRMEQIGDALNAMIGENYVNRFGYYGRSYDVIPQSVPRARLSPDALKTYYVRDRDRHQVPLSALASIRVDVEPNRLPQFGQQNSATFQAILAKGATMGDAVAFLKARAAEFPAGYSYDWQSDARQYVQEGKALVFAFAFALIAIYLVLSVQYNSFTDPVIILISVPLSVFGALIPLALGVTTLNIYTEIGLITLIGLVSKHGILMVEFANELLHRDHLDRVTAIRTAAGIRFRPIIMTTGAMVVGLLPLVMASGAGANSRFGLGTVIVVGMIVGTTMTLFVLPSVYTVIRPRRSKTV
- a CDS encoding alpha/beta hydrolase, with the translated sequence MKPLKALEVETGKNPVASIILIHGLGASGRDLAPMAQALDLRSIGAVRFIFPNAPVRPVSVCGGERMPAWYDLLAPDLLLQEDEPGLRDAQTYLASLIDQEVARGIPSRRIVIGGFSQGCAMSLMTGLRYPLPLAGIAGLSGYLPLAGQTGREATEANRATPVFLGHGEGDTVVPLAAARLARDWLRAEGHDVAWHAYPMAHEIIGEEIADLNAWLVERLVS
- the trbG gene encoding P-type conjugative transfer protein TrbG, producing the protein MIRRALRFLPLLVLPLSACAGQYHPPVIHYDDAAQATPLPDPPKPVRVVEVVKALPLPGQLKPLPSARRVHPAPEAVDPTARVTQANLAARIQPTRAGFINAVQVYPYSPGALYQVYTSPGEITDIMLQQGEKLVGTGPVAAGDTVRWIIGDTESGAGATKRIHILVKPTRPDLTTNLIVNTDRRTYLAELRSTPATYMASVSWDYPEDDLIALHRQDSAADDAAPVDVGLDLNALNFRYAIQLVKGGTPPWLPGRAFDDGHKVYIAFPAGIGQGELPPLFVLGADGGPELVNYRVRQNWMIVDRLFAAAELRLGDKHSEQRVRIVRTDGRPS
- a CDS encoding biotin/lipoyl-binding protein, which codes for MRRFFVPWHHATALAVLMSLPAAGRAADTPATAVSVWPVRPVPFAAHIETIGQVEPFQGVTLSPEIAGRITELDFDSGAIVRKGQLLLVLNDAPEQGELIRQSGELRAAEADLARARSLIRTGVESWHNEFY
- a CDS encoding DUF2274 domain-containing protein, coding for MTELKITEIPDEKPVKMTVALPPDIHRDLLAYAALFSGNDGAMDPARLVAPMLRQFMMSDKGFARARRRVKAAPPKK
- a CDS encoding LysR family transcriptional regulator gives rise to the protein MRRPPFDLWQLLCVRAIAEHGSIHGAARFLNTRQSAISRSLHNLEERLDVRLFTRSPVGAAPTAFGQEFIRWSQTILDNVAGMNARARRTGKGENGQISVGIQTCVLPGRLSAFTAEFRTTYPDIVFRYSEGTGKRLLRRLQHGQIDFAVVTRRNLVPALRVTPLWSDRIVAALPTGHPLATQPEVSWADLRHEIFLIGRDNAGQDFETLMQRKLGETDIGPKIRRHDIGSNRIVALVQNHEGIALLPASWLPLIRDRHGHDIAITEIRDAGGSSHLEFGIVWRPDNENPCARSFARYVEAHRPWT
- a CDS encoding ArsR/SmtB family transcription factor, producing MTRSHDTRTNPRMIARHPKREDIRLEAVLTALGNPIRLAAVRTIAVGGEHPCCDVLPQIPKSTMTHHWRALRDSGVVWQRHIGREYRLELRREDLDSRFPGLLDSILSPLVSDPLTQETISEYDRSRQGAPA
- a CDS encoding DsbA family oxidoreductase codes for the protein MKLEIWSDYACPYCYIGKRFLESALAEFEHAREVEIVFRAFELDPTSGPAVTTTTLDRIMRKYGKSRSDAQAMIDHITSMGERCGLDMRYASVRYTNTFDAHRLTKFAEQHGHGADMTERLFRAYFTDNSPLADHDILVGLAQDFGLDGDAVRATLTGSDFAEDVRRDETRASQAGVHGVPFFVFDGAYGLSGAQPKAQLLAALRQSWKEARKTASENRTTGMTCDSTGCIIPPSGSGAL
- a CDS encoding efflux transporter outer membrane subunit yields the protein MPPNFLPHPHSPKRVAAAPRPTWLALLALLPGLAGCTVGPTYKAPPPPDAATFGETRSETAATVTIASANFPYQAAGKPGSDWWRLFRSPRLDALVTEALRNNWSIQAAQTNLRKAAEGLHAAQGSLMPQIDATGSEGRQEYGAALFGPWAWTFPAFSAYSAGLDVSYDPDIFGGNHRLIQMAGAQKDAERERRDVTMLLVIGDTVLTAFEAASTADQIAVVRSVIDTDRETLRLATLAWQAGRKPRLDVVTAEAQLAHDQSLLPPLVNAHEAARTTLAVLTGHSPANWTAPTLTLADFSLPSDIPVVVPSELVHARPDIIGAEAMMRAANAEIGVRTADLYPRLTLSAAVAAEGLMGGPAGAAWRLIGGAALPLFHGGTLMARKKQAEEDYRIAFDHYQLVVINGFREVADGLNGLKNASTELDNQRQALTSADDALTLSQAGYQAGRETILQPINARRLFLLARQNTVRAQTEMFRQTVRIMVATGGGLADAHVAPDQWRSIRLAAR